ATTCCTGAAATCGTGGATCCTTTGATCAACTTCTCCCAGGAATTGTGCAGTATTCCGATGGACAACGTTGCTCCGTGTGCACCGACATTGATCGTGGAGAATATTTGTGACCTTGGTTTCAATTGCAGCGAAGTGACTCAATTGGCCAATACATTGATCTGGACCAATCCGATTGATATTTGTGAGGAAACAGATGATGTGACCGGTTATTACATCTATTATGCCCCGACCGAGGGAGCCGGTTTTACCAAAATTGCGGTCATCGAAGACTCAGGCCTCCTGGAATTCGAACATACCCCTGAGATCGGCATTGCGGGTTGTTATTACGTCACAGCGATAGACACCCTGCTCAATGAAAGTATGGGCAGTGACACGATATGTGTGGACAATTGCCCGTTTTACGAACTGCCCAATACCTTTACCCCTAACGCGGATAATCAAAATGATGTTTATAAACCATTCCCCTATTGTTTTATCGAACGGGTGGATTTCAAGGTATTTAACCGGTGGGGAGAACTCATTTTCGAAACTGAAGACCCCGACCTCAACTGGGATGGCACAAACCTCCGCGGAGCAGATGTTTCTGAAGGGGTTTATTACTACAACTGCCAGGTTTACGAACAACGGGTCAATGGAATTACCATAAGGCCGGAGATTTTGAAAGGTTATATTGAGGTGATTCGGTGAAGGTGATTCGGAGAGGCATCAAAGCACCTGATTGAGGTGCTTTGTCCGTGATGCTGTATATAAAAAAGGGGCTGCACCGATTTTGGTGCAGACCCTTTTTTAGGAAAATGAAAAATTTAAAATGATAAACCTGCCAGCTTCGCCGGAAGGCTGGTTTAAAAGTAAAAAGTACTGATTTTCAGCGATTTACAAGATCAAGGATGTCAATTTATTTTTTCATCGTTCCTTGTTTATTCTGATACTGAATTTTTTCTTGAACCTTTAAAGCCGGTTAATCAACGGAGTATCATTACCTGCTCGTTCCTCGCAACTTGTCTGAACCAGGATTTTCGGGATTTCAGCATTGCCAGGATTAGTTTGTGTCCTGCCCGACGGCTCGTGCCTCGCAACTTTCAGGAATCAAAAAACAATCGACAAAATTTCAAAAAAAAACCACTGCTCGTTACAACCTCCGGGTTGTACACGGACAAAAGCCGAGGGCTCCAGCCTCGCAACTTTCAGGAATCAAAAAACAACCGACAAAATTTCAAAAAAAAACCACTGCTCGTTACAACCTCTGGGTTGTACACGGACAAAAGCCGAGGGCTCCAGCCCGGCGGGCTCCAGCCTCGCAACTTGTCTGAACCAGGATTTTCCGGATTTCAGCATTGCCAGGATTAGTTTGTGTCCTGCCCAACGGCTCGTGCCTCGCAACTTTCAGGAATCAAAAAACAACCGACAAAATTTCAAAAAAAAAACCACTGCTCGTTACAACCTCCGGGTTGTACACGGACAAAAGCCGAGGGCTCCAGCCCGACGGGCTCGTGCCTCGCAACCCCCAATGTTCGCAGCCTGTCTGCTGACGCCGAAGGCAGGCACTTAACTTCCCCCTCATGCGCTCATCGTATAAGTGGCTCAGATCCTCTTCGGCATTGGGTGTCCATTGAAGCAATAATCTGGAATTAGTCATAAAACTACTGATCACAACCTGATGCTTCGACCTCCAAAGTTCACCAAGGTATTATGGTCATTCGGACATCGGATACGCCTACGTTTTTTTTTTAATCCATGTTTGTTGATTAATTTGAATCCAGTTCCGCCTGGATGAATAAAAAAAAGACCGCCAACAGGGAGATTGGCGGCCGCGATTACAAACATGAGAACATATGAGATATTTTAAACCGATGTCTTTTTGACTAAAACTATTCCGGCACAGACCATTTTTAAGGCAAGGATAAAAAGGCTGTGCCGGAAGTTTCAGCGTCGGGTGAGTGTTTGTTCACTGGATTTGTTCATGATCTTTTTATGATTATTGGCTGGTCATATCGGCTCATCCAATAAATAGAGTTGATATTTTTCAACAATTTGAATAAGCTTTTTATCATAACTCTTGTCTTTTGAATATTTCAGCTTTTTAAGCCCTTTTGCCCAGGTTTTATAACTGCCTTCCGCCTCAAAAAGCGATTGGTATTCCGCCCTTAGAAAAAGGCTGTGGGCCCGCCAGTTCTCCCAGGCATTTCCATAGTTTTTGTCGGCCAATGGTTTGCCAAAGTGATTGTTGGTTTCCCTGGCCATGGGCGATTTTCCGGCAGCACTTTCCAAAATGGCCTGGGCAAGATTAATACTGGCCGGGATGCCAAATTTTTCCATTTCGGTGCGAGCTACTTTGGTAAACCGTTTCACATACGCCTTAACCTCTTCATTTGTCGGGGCAGGCATCGTAGTGGTCTCTTTTTTTTCTGTGGTGGTGTAACTAACGGCCTGGACCAAACTCATTTCATCTTTGTGCACCGCTGCGGTTTCTTCCAATTCAGAAAAAGAGGGCGCGCGCATATTGATGGAAAAATTGATATCCTTTTTGGCCACAATAAAAACCGCAACAGCCACCACCCCAATTTTAAACCAGGGCAACCTGATCTCCCCTTTTAGATTAGGCATTAGTCCGTGTAAAAAATATTTCAAAACCACGAAGATTCTTCCCAGTCCTGAAAATAATTGTTTGAAAAGATGCCAGATATCAGAAACAGGAAAATAATGTCCGGTATCCCCGGAATCCATCCCACGTTCACTTCTGCTGACTCTGGAGTGTGCCTGGCGATTATCCGCCCCGGCGTTTGAGTTTGTATAAGAAAGTTTCATAACGGGTGATTTTTGAATTTAACCAATTGACCCTACAAATATAAAACTTTTTGTTGGTTAAAGTCAAATTTATTAAACAAAAATGTTTAATAAATTTTAAATCCCTTTCTTATTTAAAACAATTTTGAAATAACCCATTGATATTCAACACTTCCTACCCTATCAAAAAAACAATATTTTTATTGTCGCGGTATAAAATGGTATTCCAATAGTTCATTCTTCCATAAAACAGAACCCTTATGGTCAAACAATTTGCTACTTCCATATCGTTTTTTGTTGGAATTATGCTCCTTAATGTCATTTCTGTTTACGGCCAGCCATGTGCTGGTGGAGACAATAATTAAAATTTTGTAAATTTTGCCCCGCGCCAAAGCACTGGGCTATCGAAATGGCGTTATAGCACCAATGGGAAAGGAATTTAATCCTGCCATGCCCTTAACTTTTTTAAAACCAGTAAAATTTGGGGCAATCCGATGCAGCAGCACCGAACCGGCTATCCTTCCATCAAAGATTTCAGCTTCATGGCCACCCCCATATCGCCTTTTACCTTGACTTTGCCGGTCATCACAGCCATCATGGGGTTCAATTCTCCCTTAAAAAGTTTTTGGAAATGCTCACTCGTAGTGGAGATCATACAATCGGCCTCTTTGTCTTCATTGGAAATAATGTTCTCCGGTCCATTTCCATCCAGGAAAATAAATTCTCCGTCAATCTGGAACTTAAGCGTCGCACCAAAGGGAGCATTTTTTTGAGCCTGAGCTCTGATCATTTCGGTTACTTCTGAAATATTCATCGATTGAAATATATATTTTAATTTTAAAAAATCACTCTACGTATTCCTGCCTGATCACCAGGCTGTAAAATTCACCGGACAGTTCAAGATACCCCTGTTCATAGCAAAAATGGTAAATATTTCCTGATTTTGTTTGATACAGGTTGGTAAAATAACGAAATTTAAACCCCATTTCCACGAGCTGATCTTTGTGTACCTTGGCTTTCCCATAAGGATTGAGTTGGGCCAGTATCCGTCGGTTTTTCATTAATGTTCGTTGGATGGTACGAACAAAATTGGTCGTTTCACTGTGGATTTTATTGTTGTAGGCACTTCGGCAATTGTCAGAACAATACTTTTTATCCAGACGGCCCATAAATTCATCCGCACATTCAAGGCATTTTTTCTTTTTCATGTTGGTTTATTTTCAAATGGTTATAATTCATCCTGCAAAAATCAGCCGTATCAGGTCATGCTTTCAATTTTTGGTTAAAAAGCATCCAATTACCGCCAACATCAAGGAATTGCCCGTCGGGAAAAACGGGTAAAAATCCTTCCTCAAAAAAAGTCTTCGTCTTTTTAACATCCTCCGAATTGGCGGCCAGCCGGTTGTACAAAAAAAGCCCATTGGGCGTCAGCAGTTTTTTTATCTTTTGTAAAAACAGGGCTTCTTCGAACACTGAAGGAACCGTATCGTCCAGGAAAACATCCATGCAGATCATATCATAACGATCTGAACATTGCATCACAAAAGCGTTGGCATCCGCACAAATCAATTCAATATTCGAGGTCATATCAGAGAGAGAATACTTGTTGGCCAGGTATAAGACTTCCTCATCAATCTCAACGGCCGTAAAATAATAATCGTGGCCTTGTTTTTCCAAAATAATAGGAATGCTCCCCAAGCCAAACCCGAGGATCAGGACATTATCTATTTTCCGGTCATGCAACTTTGCCTTTTTAAAGGCCCTGACAAAATTATCATAACGATCTTCATAAGAGTACACCGCATGGGCTGTACACAACTGGTAACGGCCTCTCCGCAAGCTTACATAAAGATGTGGATTATAGGTACTTGGAGCACTTTCAACATGTAACTCTCCAAAATAACTAAAGAACCGTTTCCAAAATGTCTTCTGCATTTGATGTGGTTATGGTTAATATTTTTTCTCTGCCGTGCACTTTATTGTGTCACGCTGATTTCGCTGATTTCCGGTGATTCTTTTCGGTTATTTCCCCTTATTTTTCCGACAAAAGTACGGAATGACATTATATTCCATCTGCGAGAACCTACCATATATTTCCAGGGCTTTCCCAAAAGTGAACATAG
This sequence is a window from Lewinellaceae bacterium. Protein-coding genes within it:
- a CDS encoding glucosaminidase domain-containing protein; translated protein: MKLSYTNSNAGADNRQAHSRVSRSERGMDSGDTGHYFPVSDIWHLFKQLFSGLGRIFVVLKYFLHGLMPNLKGEIRLPWFKIGVVAVAVFIVAKKDINFSINMRAPSFSELEETAAVHKDEMSLVQAVSYTTTEKKETTTMPAPTNEEVKAYVKRFTKVARTEMEKFGIPASINLAQAILESAAGKSPMARETNNHFGKPLADKNYGNAWENWRAHSLFLRAEYQSLFEAEGSYKTWAKGLKKLKYSKDKSYDKKLIQIVEKYQLYLLDEPI
- a CDS encoding fused MFS/spermidine synthase encodes the protein MQKTFWKRFFSYFGELHVESAPSTYNPHLYVSLRRGRYQLCTAHAVYSYEDRYDNFVRAFKKAKLHDRKIDNVLILGFGLGSIPIILEKQGHDYYFTAVEIDEEVLYLANKYSLSDMTSNIELICADANAFVMQCSDRYDMICMDVFLDDTVPSVFEEALFLQKIKKLLTPNGLFLYNRLAANSEDVKKTKTFFEEGFLPVFPDGQFLDVGGNWMLFNQKLKA
- a CDS encoding SCP2 sterol-binding domain-containing protein, with translation MNISEVTEMIRAQAQKNAPFGATLKFQIDGEFIFLDGNGPENIISNEDKEADCMISTTSEHFQKLFKGELNPMMAVMTGKVKVKGDMGVAMKLKSLMEG